A genomic region of Leptolyngbya sp. NIES-2104 contains the following coding sequences:
- a CDS encoding type II toxin-antitoxin system HicB family antitoxin produces the protein MKWRVVLEPDPETGDWVVWCPELPGCTSAGETEEEALENIQEAIALYIEPAPGSLLFKRANRSS, from the coding sequence ATGAAGTGGCGTGTCGTTCTTGAACCTGATCCAGAAACTGGAGATTGGGTGGTCTGGTGTCCAGAATTGCCAGGATGTACTTCGGCTGGAGAAACTGAAGAAGAAGCACTCGAAAATATTCAAGAAGCGATCGCGCTTTATATTGAACCCGCACCAGGATCTCTGCTTTTTAAACGAGCGAATCGCAGTTCTTAA